Proteins encoded by one window of Channa argus isolate prfri chromosome 1, Channa argus male v1.0, whole genome shotgun sequence:
- the LOC137124118 gene encoding zinc finger protein 135-like isoform X2: MSWSCPPHPAGGRTLLFPQIIDKKKKKASKTSFPCSGFVSRSNRHFLEKINMLKLDVLRMFVDKRLSAVTDDIFRCLARTVAEYEHQVLRLKQDIDRQRRLLEAAGAAGDTPEDRTGDGARERPGGVLQVFTTEEEAQVRGQILHIKEEDRALASDETDPELTQNSDWLRERPETKCAPPSNQIQSGREEVEPQPAKDNHKVVVVKQEGDEGCMMLEASATAEKSSQTQGVLRGFTTQEEKQVRRWSLRSLHIKQEEGEDVASEPDETESKFTLIPDWLMESDEGSSSSNQIQSHREEQLLPTHLDRPMTPEPEEACTLSDHNRDSVVQSDSTEDSSDAQSEPGLQSQENWNRPSADQDLVCGSCGREFSSKQTLKKHIKQNLVPDQDQLSCSRRRQRIPYQSPAKKFSCRICGTMFYTQGLLVRHAEIHCRELESRCGACGDQLESTDALRNHLWSHKVLGSTCDVCGKKCTSIATMQIHKRVHTGEKPYHCGFCSRDFSRKESLERHLKLHCGDKQHHCGLCRRAFTRREYLIQHMEASHPERPSPTEGHFSLMLRNMSEKQP, translated from the exons ATGTCGTGGTCGTGCCCACCCCATCCAGCAGGCGGCAGGACGCTCCTTTTTCCACAAATCATcgataaaaagaagaagaaggcgtCGAAGACGTCCTTCCCCTGCAGTGGCTTCGTGTCACGGTCTAACCGACATTtcttggaaaaaataaacatgttgaaGCTCGACGTGTTGCGGATGTTTGTTGACAAGCGGCTCAGCGCCGTTACCGACGACATTTTTCGATGTTTGGCCAGAACCGTCGCGGAGTACGAACACCAGGTTTTGCGGCTAAAACAAGACATCGACCGACAGAGAAGACTGCTGGAGGCTGCGGGGGCAGCGGGGGACACACCTGAGGACAGAACGGGGGACGGAGCAAGAGAAAGACCAGgag GTGTTCTGCAGGTTTtcaccacagaagaagaggCCCAGGTGCGGGGGCAAATTCTGCACATTAAAGAGGAGGACAGAGCTTTGGCATCTGATGAGACTGACCCTGAGTTAACACAGAATTCTGATTGGCTAAGGGAGAGACCTGAAACAAAGTGCGCCCCTCCATCCAATCAGATCCAGTCTGGCAGAGAGGAGGTGGAACCTCAACCTGCTAAAGATAATCACAAAGTTGTCGTTGTCAAACAGGAAGGGGATGAAGGTTGTATGATGCTGGAGGCTTCAGCCACCGCAGAGAAGAGCTCCCAGACGCAAG GTGTTCTGCGGGGTTTCACCACACAAGAAGAGAAGCAGGTGAGGCGGTGGAGCCTGCGGAGCCTGCACATTaaacaggaggagggggaggatgtGGCTTCTGAACCTGACGAGACAGAGTCCAAGTTTACACTGATTCCTGATTGGCTGATGGAGAGCGATGAGGGAAGTTCTTCGTCCAATCAGATTCAGTCCCACAGAGAGGAGCAGCTTCTGCCTACGCACTTGGACCGCCCTATGACACCAGAACCTGAAGAGGCCTGCACACTTTCAGACCACAACAGGGACTCTGTTGTTCAGTCAGATTCCACCGAGGACAGCAGCGATGCTCAGTCTGAGCCAGGTCTGCAGAGCCAGGAGAATTGGAATCGTCCTTCTGCAGATCAGGATCTGGTCTGTGGCAGCTGTGGCAGAGAGTTCAGCTCAAAGCAAACTCTGAagaaacacatcaaacaaaatCTAGTTCCAGATCAAGACCAGTTGTCCTGCAGCCGCCGGAGACAGAGAATTCCCTATCAGAGTCCTGCCAAGAAATTCAGCTGCCGAATTTGCGGGACCATGTTCTATACACAGGGGCTTCTGGTCCGGCACGCTGAGATCCACTGTAGAGAGCTTGAGAGCCGGTGTGGGGCCTGCGGAGACCAACTGGAGTCAACAGATGCTCTCAGAAACCACCTGTGGTCCCACAAAGTGCTGGGCAGCACCTGTGACGTCTGTGGAAAGAAATGCACCTCCATCGCAACAATGCAGATACACAAACGGGTCCACACTGGAGAAAAACCGTACCACTGCGGGTTCTGTAGCCGGGACTTCAGCAGGAAGGAGAGTCTGGAGAGACACCTGAAGCTCCACTGCGGAGACAAACAGCATCATTGTGGACTCTGCAGGAGGGCCTTTACGAGGAGGGAGTACCTGATCCAGCACATGGAGGCCAGCCACCCCGAAAGACCCAGTCCAACTGAGGGGCACTTCAGTTTAATGCTGAGAAACATGTCAGAGAAGCAACCTTAA
- the LOC137124118 gene encoding zinc finger and SCAN domain-containing protein 30-like isoform X1 — protein sequence MSWSCPPHPAGGRTLLFPQIIDKKKKKASKTSFPCSGFVSRSNRHFLEKINMLKLDVLRMFVDKRLSAVTDDIFRCLARTVAEYEHQVLRLKQDIDRQRRLLEAAGAAGDTPEDRTGDGARERPGGVLQVFTTEEEAQVRGQILHIKEEDRALASDETDPELTQNSDWLRERPETKCAPPSNQIQSGREEVEPQPAKDNHKVVVVKQEGDEGCMMLEASATAEKSSQTQGCYSNHGVLRGFTTQEEKQVRRWSLRSLHIKQEEGEDVASEPDETESKFTLIPDWLMESDEGSSSSNQIQSHREEQLLPTHLDRPMTPEPEEACTLSDHNRDSVVQSDSTEDSSDAQSEPGLQSQENWNRPSADQDLVCGSCGREFSSKQTLKKHIKQNLVPDQDQLSCSRRRQRIPYQSPAKKFSCRICGTMFYTQGLLVRHAEIHCRELESRCGACGDQLESTDALRNHLWSHKVLGSTCDVCGKKCTSIATMQIHKRVHTGEKPYHCGFCSRDFSRKESLERHLKLHCGDKQHHCGLCRRAFTRREYLIQHMEASHPERPSPTEGHFSLMLRNMSEKQP from the exons ATGTCGTGGTCGTGCCCACCCCATCCAGCAGGCGGCAGGACGCTCCTTTTTCCACAAATCATcgataaaaagaagaagaaggcgtCGAAGACGTCCTTCCCCTGCAGTGGCTTCGTGTCACGGTCTAACCGACATTtcttggaaaaaataaacatgttgaaGCTCGACGTGTTGCGGATGTTTGTTGACAAGCGGCTCAGCGCCGTTACCGACGACATTTTTCGATGTTTGGCCAGAACCGTCGCGGAGTACGAACACCAGGTTTTGCGGCTAAAACAAGACATCGACCGACAGAGAAGACTGCTGGAGGCTGCGGGGGCAGCGGGGGACACACCTGAGGACAGAACGGGGGACGGAGCAAGAGAAAGACCAGgag GTGTTCTGCAGGTTTtcaccacagaagaagaggCCCAGGTGCGGGGGCAAATTCTGCACATTAAAGAGGAGGACAGAGCTTTGGCATCTGATGAGACTGACCCTGAGTTAACACAGAATTCTGATTGGCTAAGGGAGAGACCTGAAACAAAGTGCGCCCCTCCATCCAATCAGATCCAGTCTGGCAGAGAGGAGGTGGAACCTCAACCTGCTAAAGATAATCACAAAGTTGTCGTTGTCAAACAGGAAGGGGATGAAGGTTGTATGATGCTGGAGGCTTCAGCCACCGCAGAGAAGAGCTCCCAGACGCAAGGTTGCTACAGTAACCATG GTGTTCTGCGGGGTTTCACCACACAAGAAGAGAAGCAGGTGAGGCGGTGGAGCCTGCGGAGCCTGCACATTaaacaggaggagggggaggatgtGGCTTCTGAACCTGACGAGACAGAGTCCAAGTTTACACTGATTCCTGATTGGCTGATGGAGAGCGATGAGGGAAGTTCTTCGTCCAATCAGATTCAGTCCCACAGAGAGGAGCAGCTTCTGCCTACGCACTTGGACCGCCCTATGACACCAGAACCTGAAGAGGCCTGCACACTTTCAGACCACAACAGGGACTCTGTTGTTCAGTCAGATTCCACCGAGGACAGCAGCGATGCTCAGTCTGAGCCAGGTCTGCAGAGCCAGGAGAATTGGAATCGTCCTTCTGCAGATCAGGATCTGGTCTGTGGCAGCTGTGGCAGAGAGTTCAGCTCAAAGCAAACTCTGAagaaacacatcaaacaaaatCTAGTTCCAGATCAAGACCAGTTGTCCTGCAGCCGCCGGAGACAGAGAATTCCCTATCAGAGTCCTGCCAAGAAATTCAGCTGCCGAATTTGCGGGACCATGTTCTATACACAGGGGCTTCTGGTCCGGCACGCTGAGATCCACTGTAGAGAGCTTGAGAGCCGGTGTGGGGCCTGCGGAGACCAACTGGAGTCAACAGATGCTCTCAGAAACCACCTGTGGTCCCACAAAGTGCTGGGCAGCACCTGTGACGTCTGTGGAAAGAAATGCACCTCCATCGCAACAATGCAGATACACAAACGGGTCCACACTGGAGAAAAACCGTACCACTGCGGGTTCTGTAGCCGGGACTTCAGCAGGAAGGAGAGTCTGGAGAGACACCTGAAGCTCCACTGCGGAGACAAACAGCATCATTGTGGACTCTGCAGGAGGGCCTTTACGAGGAGGGAGTACCTGATCCAGCACATGGAGGCCAGCCACCCCGAAAGACCCAGTCCAACTGAGGGGCACTTCAGTTTAATGCTGAGAAACATGTCAGAGAAGCAACCTTAA
- the LOC137102050 gene encoding zinc finger protein 721-like — protein MCAVQLLRVSVHERISVAAEDFLLQVEKEEEEAAGIPALRALLTERLTAAAEEIVGLFEATVAEYEERVERLERDICRQRRLLDAVLKPEVRLHRADLLHSVELHQNLHHTNLQLPDTVDLNQRKPEKVDSNASSPPTSRSPSPTYDTPVSPNSLGVHSEDDLDEEWTARSRTPQRKKKRGRPRLVVKDSQPLKRKRRGPVQSFNCQVCGRALYGKGFLLKHVLQVCSQDPEHRCGFCGERLDSADDLTAHLESHQKRSKTCSFCGKTFQSILAQELHSRLHTGEKPYICDVCGKKFSQKGNLTSHQRVHVAEKPFKCNECSRAFCHMSSLERHIQEHRGEVVHTCSICGEEFRKQQRLRHHMVTHQKEGTHKPKRFRSSAKSYICKVCGDTFDRKTLILKHVETHLQDPGRCCGLCGHQYESTASLATHLRSHRDVNNTCDICGKSFPAHAALQMHMRIHTGEKPYICSICGKAFNQSGNLKTHLKIHTGERAFSCSICGKGFTQKQTLDTHVRFHNKERRFLCQVCGKGFMQDVDLKRHILIHTGEKPYRCRVCGKSFQAKRSLNGHLKVHTAGRDETRQELDEDLDQQRTDIFYSKFVQLVLDFKPVDCFRLLKSLYRKDSTPDGVQSSYDKEAQNLRCSRGGAPFILPFRYGPSDPEQTSVVFFPADRRMEVRSVMSLTEAAPCFGLRVLAESVSEQLSRIVDEVLGLLEKRSGGSGSAGGRLLLLLREVLTERLAAAAERISGLLEREVEEYSRQMKQQSRLLEAVLSPVVRLNRTDSIRLSTLRSSCPGENQLPETDSVHLSLSTCLPPPPFTPSSDVSAAESDSEWRGSSGSFSSEGDRRGTGKEHQSSDQRQKAASSNHSVANCCIICRKTFCHKRNLLKHVETHSDNLEHLCGVCGKHLKSSHSLSDHLSSHRETVTGCRRCEICGKMFQNTETHMRSHTGDKPFTCDVCSKSFPRPGALRRHKKIHSRRNPDICPVCGQTFNQNQLLQDHLKTHDKDRGDQSGEEEGQSEKPKKNKKQDSGLKLIQSASLSCRVCGDSFHSQGFLRKHAETHCREFPSICGVCGHQVDSPDGLLTHLQSHRETGGTCSICLKSFQNMETHMRSHTGIKPYCCSICNKHFPRAGALRRHKKIHTGERPYTCQCCGKTFIESGALKTHSRNHSCEIHEGEDPKPPADSENPKAEMEKSVQKNKTSTHMSHCCKVCSEAFQTKGRLRNHVKTHSAESVCGICGESLLPSETLEDHLQSHKDGGKICHICGKTYQNIETHMRSHTGIKPYRCSVCDKSFPRPGALRRHRRIHSGERPYICEFCGKTFIDNGTLTTHIRNHTGDKPAQRVPCETCGKSLASVQVLEVHKRIHTGEKPFQCRICKKTFRQVGGLNAHMLTHTGEKPFRCTFCHKSFSTKGYLETHIRFHKKERSFSCHLCWKAFVTKNDLKKHLLTHTGEKPYSCKVCGKSYQEKRSRDVHMKVHQDVQIRREEGLQSKFIQL, from the exons ATGTGCGCCGTGCAGCTGCTGCGGGTGTCGGTCCACGAGCGGATCAGCGTCGCCGCTGAAGACTTTCTGCTGCAGgtggagaaagaagaagaagaagccgCTGGAATCCCGGCGCTGAGAGCCCTGCTCACCGAGCGGCTAACGGCGGCTGCAGAGGAGATCGTCGGTCTGTTCGAGGCGACCGTGGCGGAGTACGAGGAGCGAGTGGAGCGGTTGGAGCGGGATATCTGCCGCCAGAGGAGGCTGCTGGATGCCGTGCTGAAGCCCGAAGTCCGGCTGCACAGAGCAG ACCTGCTCCACTCAGTGGAATTGCACCAGAACCTCCACCACACTAACCTACAGCTTCCAGATACTGTAGACCTGAACCAGAGAAAACCTGAAAAAGTCGACAGCAATGCCTCCTCCCCACCTACGTCTCGCTCACCCTCCCCCACATATGACACCCCCGTCTCACCGAACAGCTTGGGTGTCCACAGTGAAGACGACTTGGACGAAGAGTGGACTGCGCGGAGCCGGACTccacagaggaaaaagaagcGAGGCCGGCCAAGACTTGTTGTCAAAGACAGTCAGCCCCTGAAACGGAAACGGCGTGGTCCAGTTCAGAGTTTCAATTGTCAGGTTTGTGGACGTGCTCTGTATGGGAAAGGCTTTCTGCTCAAACACGTTTTGCAGGTCTGCTCCCAAGACCCAGAGCATCGCTGCGGCTTTTGCGGGGAGCGTTTAGACTCAGCTGATGACCTTACAGCTCACCTGGAATCGCACCAGAAGAGGAGCAAAACTTGCTCCTTCTGCGGGAAGACCTTCCAGTCAATCCTGGCACAGGAGTTGCACAGCCGGCTGCACACTGGGGAGAAACCTTACATCTGCGATGTCTGTGGCAAGAAGTTCAGTCAGAAGGGAAATCTGACATCACACCAGCGTGTCCACGTTGcagaaaaaccttttaaatgtaaCGAGTGTAGCAGGGCCTTCTGTCACATGTCGTCTTTAGAGCGACACATTCAGGAGCACCGTGGCGAGGTGGTTCACACCTGCAGCATCTGCGGCGAGGAGTTCAGGAAGCAGCAAAGACTGCGGCATCACATGGTGACTCATCAGAAGGAGGGCACACACAAACCCAAGAGATTTCGCAGCTCGGCAAAGTCATACATCTGCAAAGTCTGCGGGGACACCTTTGACAGGAAGACCCTTATACTGAAACACGTGGAGACTCACCTGCAGGACCCGGGCCGATGCTGCGGACTCTGCGGACATCAGTACGAGTCCACTGCCAGCCTTGCCACTCACCTCCGCTCTCACCGCGATGTAAACAACACCTGCGACATCTGCGGGAAGAGCTTCCCAGCTCACGCGGCGCTGCAGATGCACATGAGGATCCACACTGGGGAGAAACCCTACATTTGCAGCATCTGCGGGAAGGCTTTCAACCAAAGCGGGAATCTGAAAACACACCTGAAGATCCACACAGGTGAGCGGGCTTTCTCTTGCAGCATCTGCGGCAAGGGCTTTACACAGAAACAGACTCTGGACACACATGTCCGCTTCCACAACAAGGAGAGACGCTTTCTGTGCCAGGTATGTGGGAAAGGCTTCATGCAGGATGTGGACTTGAAAAGACACATCCTGATCCACACTGGAGAAAAACCATACAGGTGCAGGGTCTGTGGGAAGAGCTTCCAAGCCAAACGCTCACTTAATGGACACCTCAAAGTGCACACAGCAGGGAGGGATGAGACAAGACAAGAGCTGGATGAGGACTTAGATCAGCAGAGGACAGATATTTTCTATTCCAAATTCGTCCAGCT TGTGCTGGATTTTAAACCTGTGGACTGCTTCAGACTCCTG AAGAGTCTTTACAGGAAAGACTCTACTCCAGACGGTGTCCAGAGTTCATATGATAAGGAGGCTCAG AACCTCCGGTGCAGCAGGGGTGGCGCTCCTTTTATACTCCCTTTCCGGTATGGACCCAGTGACCCGGAACAGACCTCGGTTGTTTTCTTTCCCGCTGACCGACGGATGGAGGTCCGAAGCGTGATGTCACTGACTGAAGCAGCGCCGTGCTTCGGGCTCCGGGTCTTGGCGGAGTCAGTGTCGGAGCAGTTGAGTCGGATTGTGGACGAGGTATTGGGGCTTCTGGAGAAGCGGAGCGGAGGATCCGGGTCTGCCGGAGGCCGCCTGCTCCTTCTGCTTCGTGAGGTTCTCACCGAGCGGCTGGCGGCGGCGGCGGAGCGGATCTCGGGGCTGCTGGAGCGGGAGGTGGAGGAGTACAGCCGGCAAATGAAGCAGCAGAGCCGGCTGCTGGAGGCGGTGCTGAGCCCGGTGGTTCGACTAAACCGGACAG ACTCCATTAGATTGTCCACACTCAGGTCAAGCTGTCCCGGTGAAAACCAGCTGCCAGAGACTGACTCTGTCCACCTCTCCCTGTCCACATGTCTCCCACCCCCTCCCTTCACCCCCTCCTCAGATGTCTCTGCAGCTGAAAGTGACAGTGAATGGAGAGGAAGCAGTGGCTCATTCAGCAGTGAAGGGGACAGGAGGGGGACAGGTAAAGAACACCAGTCCAGTGATCAGAGACAGAAAGCGGCATCTTCAAACCATTCTGTGGCTAACTGCTGCATAATCTGTAGGAAAACCTTCTGCCATAAACGCAATCTGCTGAAACATGTGGAAACACACTCTGATAACCTGGAGCATCTCTGTGGGGTCTGTGGAAAACATCTTAAGTCCTCTCATAGTTTATCGGACCACCTTAGCTCTCACAGAGAAACTGTCACTGGTTGCAGGAGGTGTGAAATCTGTGGGAAGATGTTTCAGAACACGGAGACGCACATGAGGAGTCACACAGGAGACAAACCATTCACCTGCGATGTCTGCAGTAAGAGCTTCCCCCGACCAGGAGCACTGAGGAGGCACAAGAAGATCCACAGCAGGAGGAACCCTGATATCTGCCCAGTCTGTGGACAGACCTTCAACCAAAACCAACTGCTCCAGGATCACCTTAAGACCCATGACAAGGACAGGGGAGACCAgagtggggaggaggagggtcagtcagaaaaaccaaagaaaaacaaaaagcaggacTCAGGACTAAAGCTGATTCAGTCTGCCTCACTCAGCTGCAGAGTCTGTGGTGATTCCTTTCACAGTCAAGGGTTCCTGAGGAAACATGCTGAGACGCACTGCCGTGAGTTTCCGAGCATCTGTGGCGTCTGTGGACACCAGGTGGACTCACCTGATGGTCTGCTGACTCACCTGCAGTCTCACAGAGAGACTGGCGGTACCTGCAGCATCTGCTTGAAGAGTTTCCAGAACATGGAGACACACATGCGAAGCCACACCGGGATCAAACCATACTGCTGCAGTATCTGCAACAAACACTTCCCTCGGGCCGGCGCACTAAGGCGCCACAAGAAGATCCATACTGGGGAGCGGCCATACACCTGCCAGTGCTGCGGGAAAACCTTCATCGAGAGTGGTGCCTTAAAGACTCACAGCAGGAATCACTCTTGTGAGATCCATGAGGGCGAGGACCCCAAGCCTCCAGCAGACTCTGAAAACCCGAAGGCTGAGATGGAGAAAAGTGTTCAGAAGAACAAGACGTCGACTCATATGTCTCATTGCTGTAAAGTGTGCAGCGAAGCTTTCCAGACTAAAGGTAGACTGAGAAACCATGTTAAGACTCACTCAGCAGAGTCTGTTTGTGGAATATGCGGGGAGAGTTTACTACCATCAGAGACCCTGGAAGACCATTTGCAGAGTCACAAAGATGGCGGGAAAATCTGTCACATCTGTGGTAAAACCTACCAGAACATTGAGACTCACATGCGGAGTCACACTGGCATCAAACCGTACCGCTGCAGTGTCTGCGACAAGTCCTTCCCACGTCCTGGTGCTCTGCGCCGTCACAGAAGGATCCACAGCGGGGAGCGGCCGTACATCTGTGAGTTCTGTGGGAAGACGTTTATCGATAACGGCACTCTGACAACTCACATTAGGAACCACACTGGAGACAAACCAGCCCAACGTGTCCCCTGTGAGACCTGTGGGAAGAGCCTGGCATCGGTCCAGGTCCTGGAGGTCCATAAGAGGATACACACAGGCGAGAAGCCTTTCCAGTGCCGCATCTGCAAAAAAACCTTCAGACAGGTAGGGGGGCTGAACGCCCATATGCTGACCCATACCGGGGAGAAGCCATTCAGGTGCACCTTCTGCCACAAGAGCTTCAGTACCAAAGGTTACCTGGAGACCCACATTCGCTTCCACAAGAAGGAGCGATCGTTCAGCTGCCACCTGTGCTGGAAGGCCTTCGTAACCAAGAACGACCTGAAAAAACACCTGCTGACCCACACAGGGGAGAAGCCCTACAGCTGCAAGGTCTGTGGGAAGAGCTACCAGGAGAAACGCTCCAGAGACGTTCACATGAAGGTCCATCAGGATGTCCAGATCAGGAGGGAGGAAGGTCTGCAGTCAAAGTTCATACAACTGTAG
- the dnai2b gene encoding dynein axonemal intermediate chain 2, with translation MEIVHVYTKLRTNFGRQCLFSDRPAELLVDVPPDPTLALQFVQKTPRDQAVQACRAMSEHQVNTECFEYESCGINHVEGGWPKDVDINEMEQTIRFRKKVERDEVYINSVLQLGSVMEHCIRQNNAVDIYQQYFEDEEEVEESQEPPSAKTINVFRDPNEVKRTVTGLSWHPDGSRKLAAAYSCLEFQKASRDMSLDSYIWDVENPNRPEMTLKPTSPLVCLDYNPKDSHTLVGGSYNGQIAYWDTRRGSQPVELSPVEQSHRDPVYKIIWLQSKTGTDAFSASTDGQVLWWDVRKLNEPTERLVLDLSREGNLDRALGAISLEFETTMPTKFMVGTEQGVVVSCNRKAKTPSEKIVCTYDGHHGPIYALQRNPFFPKNFLTVGDWTARIWSEDIKESSIMWTKYQMSYLMDACWSPVRPSVFFTVKSDGMLDVWDILFKQNDPRLSVKVSDKALYSLRVQDNGRLVACGSREGAATLLEICPSLSTLQKNEKSLLAAMFERETKREKILEARQKEIRLKERSRSEQSREDEGGREDGEESPDQLLDRAEKDFYSMVEMELRRRREREDELHQEKGICEEKGMKEEAETSQ, from the exons ATGGAGATTGTCCATGTTTACACGAAGCTCCGCACAAACTTCGGACGGCAGTGTCTCTTCTCTGACCGCCCTGCCGAGCTGCTGGTCGACGTCCCTCCAGACCCGACTCTGGCTCTGCAGTTCGTCCAGAAAACCCCCCGAGACCAGGCGGTGCAGGCTTGCAGGGCCATGTCGGAGCACCAG GTGAACACAGAATGCTTTGAATACGAAAGCTGCGGGATCAACCACGTAGAGGGAGGGTGGCCTAAAGACGTGGACATCAACGAGATGGAACAAACCATCCGCTTCAGGAAGAAGGTGGAGAGGGACGAGGTCTACATCAACAGCGTCCTGCAGCTTGGCAGC GTGATGGAGCACTGCATCAGACAGAACAACGCTGTGGACATCTACCAGCAGTACtttgaggatgaggaagaggtaGAGGAAAGTCAGGAACCACCATCCGCCAAGACCATTAATGTCTTCAG AGATCCGAACGAGGTGAAGCGCACCGTTACCGGCCTTTCATGGCATCCTGATGGTTCCAGGAAGCTGGCAGCTGCCTACTCATGCCTTGAGTTCCAGAAAGCCTCCAGAGACATGAGCCTGGACTCCTACATCTGGGATGTTG AGAACCCGAACAGGCCTGAGATGACCCTGAAGCCAACATCTCCACTTGTCTGTCTGGACTACAACCCCAAAGACTCCCACACTCTGGTGGGAGGCAGCTACAATGGACAGATTG cttACTGGGACACCCGGAGAGGCAGCCAGCCCGTGGAGCTTTCTCCTGTGGAGCAAAGTCACAGAGATCCAGTTTACAAGATCATCTGGCTGCAGTCTAAGACCGGGACAGATGCCTTCTCTGCCTCCACTGATGGACAG GTTCTGTGGTGGGACGTCCGCAAGTTGAATGAGCCCACCGAGCGTCTGGTTCTGGATCTTAGCAGGGAGGGGAACCTAGACCGAGCTTTAGGAGCTATTTCTCTGGAGTTTGAAACCACAATG CCAACTAAGTTCATGGTGGGGACGGAGCAGGGTGTGGTTGTCTCCTGCAACCGGAAGGCCAAGACTCCCTCTGAGAAGATCGTTTGTACATATGATGGTCACCATGGACCCATCTATGCCCTGCAGAGGAACCCCTTCTTCCCTAAAAACTTCCTCACTGTAGGGGACTGGACAGCTCGAATCTGGTCTGAGGACATTAAGGAGTCATCCATAATGTGGACCAA atatcAGATGTCGTACCTGATGGATGCATGTTGGAGTCCAGTCAGACCGTCCGTCTTCTTTACCGTAAAATCGGATGGCATGTTGGACGTCTGGGACATCCTGTTCAAACAGAATGACCCCAGGCTTAGTGTCAAG GTGTCTGATAAGGCTCTGTACAGCCTCCGTGTTCAGGATAACGGACGTCTGGTGGCTTGCGGCTCTCGGGAGGGTGCAGCTACTCTGCTGGAGATCTGTCCCAGTCTGTCAACTCTGCAGAAGAATGAAAAGAGTCTGCTAGCTGCT atgtttgaGCGTGAGACAAAGCGAGAGAAGATCCTGGAGGCTCGACAGAAAGAGATCAGGCTGAAGGAGAGGAGTCggtcagagcagagcagggaggacgAGGGGGGAAGAGAAGACGGGGAGGAGAGTCCTGATCAACTGCTTGACAGAGCGGAGAAAGACTTCTACAGCATGGTGGAGATggagctgaggaggaggagagagagagaggacgaGCTTCACCAG GAGAAAGGCATCTGTGAAGAAAAAGGAatgaaagaagaagcagaaacatcacagtga